The Chitinophagales bacterium genome has a window encoding:
- a CDS encoding threonylcarbamoyl-AMP synthase — MLIHIHPDNPQQRNIDTVVETLRAGGVIIYPTDTIYGIGCDITNPGAFQRICRIKGVDPKKAQFSFVCSDLSHISDYTKSIDTPTFRILKKALPGPYTFILNASKQVPKLMQTKKATVGIRVPDNNICRMIVEQLGNPILSTSLPMDEDVEYYTDPEVMYENFQNLVDIVIDAGPGSIRSSTVVDCTSGSPELIREGAGNWENLFS; from the coding sequence ATGCTGATACACATTCATCCTGATAATCCGCAACAGCGGAACATTGATACAGTAGTGGAAACACTGCGGGCGGGAGGCGTTATCATCTATCCTACTGATACCATATATGGTATTGGTTGCGATATTACCAATCCCGGAGCTTTTCAGAGAATATGCAGGATAAAGGGTGTTGATCCTAAAAAAGCGCAGTTCTCCTTTGTTTGCTCCGACCTTAGTCATATATCCGATTATACCAAGAGTATAGACACGCCTACGTTCAGGATACTGAAAAAAGCATTGCCCGGGCCTTACACATTTATATTAAATGCCAGTAAGCAGGTGCCAAAACTGATGCAGACAAAAAAAGCAACTGTAGGTATTCGCGTGCCTGATAATAACATATGCCGGATGATAGTAGAGCAATTAGGCAATCCCATCTTAAGCACTTCACTGCCTATGGATGAAGATGTGGAATATTATACTGACCCGGAGGTGATGTATGAAAACTTTCAAAACCTGGTAGATATAGTAATAGATGCAGGGCCCGGAAGTATTCGTTCTTCTACGGTTGTCGATTGTACGTCCGGATCCCCTGAGCTGATAAGGGAAGGTGCAGGCAATTGGGAAAACCTTTTCAGTTAG
- a CDS encoding ATP-binding protein produces MKTSDNGIVLAREINWLAIIIDHRMRAYFGDEQDSFRIDDIPPPELQVDMPGYTQIVRCLSVAERLVLALAIAPHLQPELLDTFLTRNDMTGQPFTEFGGVTTGYHKGVIPTGQTAIFLLAGNDIYNRMNALQQLRTSVLFRKILSLGKVNLYEPVLNGPLVISDEHLYEMISMAANPAAQVQLARQIDTDLEWDDMVLDETTLSKVNEVNMWIKHASTLVGDSELRKKLRPGYRCLFYGAEGTGKRTVACLIGKTAGKDVYRVDLATIVSEYIGETEKNLSTIFDEAKTGDWILFFDEADALFGKRTETRNANDRYANQQLAYLLQRIEEYPGLIIVAANMRTFIDEAFKRRFQSTVHFPVPDAPQRYLLLQKAFNTGIPVDKDVDLQVIAGDYELTGGDINDVLTHSNLQALDRGADHITMQDILVNIHRVFKMQERTL; encoded by the coding sequence ATGAAAACAAGTGATAACGGCATTGTACTGGCACGGGAAATAAACTGGCTGGCCATTATTATTGATCACAGGATGAGGGCATACTTCGGCGATGAGCAGGATTCATTCAGGATTGACGATATTCCACCTCCTGAATTGCAGGTTGATATGCCGGGTTATACGCAGATCGTCAGATGCCTTTCTGTTGCGGAGCGCCTGGTACTCGCATTAGCTATTGCACCGCATCTACAACCCGAGTTACTGGATACTTTCCTGACAAGAAATGATATGACCGGACAGCCCTTTACCGAGTTTGGGGGTGTCACCACAGGGTACCACAAGGGGGTTATTCCAACCGGACAGACGGCTATATTTCTGCTTGCGGGAAATGACATCTATAATAGGATGAATGCTTTGCAACAACTCAGGACCAGTGTTCTTTTCAGGAAGATATTGAGTCTTGGCAAAGTCAATCTTTATGAGCCAGTGCTTAATGGTCCTCTTGTTATTTCAGATGAACATTTATATGAAATGATAAGTATGGCTGCTAACCCTGCAGCTCAGGTACAATTAGCAAGGCAGATAGATACCGATCTGGAATGGGATGATATGGTGCTGGACGAAACCACTTTGTCGAAGGTCAATGAAGTAAACATGTGGATAAAACATGCAAGTACGCTTGTAGGAGACTCCGAATTGCGTAAAAAGTTGCGCCCGGGTTATCGTTGTCTCTTCTATGGTGCTGAAGGTACGGGCAAAAGAACCGTTGCATGTCTTATTGGAAAAACTGCTGGTAAAGATGTTTACAGGGTAGACCTGGCCACTATTGTCTCGGAGTATATAGGAGAAACAGAGAAAAACCTATCAACTATTTTTGATGAAGCAAAAACAGGTGACTGGATATTGTTTTTTGATGAGGCCGACGCACTGTTTGGTAAGCGTACGGAAACGCGCAATGCTAATGACCGCTATGCCAACCAGCAACTGGCTTACCTGTTACAGCGAATAGAGGAATATCCAGGCCTGATCATTGTGGCCGCAAACATGAGAACATTTATAGACGAGGCATTCAAACGAAGGTTTCAATCAACTGTTCATTTTCCGGTGCCGGATGCACCCCAACGGTACCTTTTGCTGCAAAAAGCTTTTAATACAGGTATCCCGGTTGATAAAGATGTCGACCTGCAGGTAATTGCAGGTGATTATGAATTGACAGGAGGGGACATAAATGATGTTTTAACACATAGCAACCTTCAGGCATTGGATCGTGGAGCAGATCATATTACTATGCAGGACATTTTGGTAAATATTCACCGGGTATTTAAAATGCAAGAGAGAACATTATGA
- the paaA gene encoding 1,2-phenylacetyl-CoA epoxidase subunit A has translation MDSEKNVLATEDTRLSKFEARVQNGDAIEPRDWMPEGYRSHLIRQISQHAHSEVIGMQPEGNWVTRAPSMRAKQILLAKIQDEGGHGLYLYSAAETLGISRAEMIEQLQAGKAKYSNIFNYPSLTWADIGAIGWLVDGAAIVNQVSLQRTSYGPYSRAMVRICKEESFHQRQGYEIMATMMNGTADQKEMAQDAMNRWWWPSLMMFGPHDSDSPHSSDAFKWKIKRHSNDELRQKFIDKTVQQAEVIGLTIPDPELKLNEETGHYDHGEINWEEFYRVIKGNGPCNKQRIAHHVKAHNNGAWVRAAAEMYKMKQAEKYN, from the coding sequence ATGGACAGCGAAAAGAACGTATTGGCAACGGAAGATACCCGCTTGTCAAAGTTTGAAGCAAGGGTACAAAATGGCGATGCTATTGAACCCAGGGACTGGATGCCCGAAGGATACAGGAGCCACCTGATCCGCCAGATATCCCAACACGCTCACTCAGAAGTTATTGGTATGCAACCCGAGGGGAACTGGGTAACACGTGCCCCGAGCATGAGGGCCAAGCAAATACTTTTAGCCAAGATTCAGGATGAAGGCGGACACGGGTTATATTTATACAGTGCCGCAGAAACACTTGGTATCAGTCGTGCTGAAATGATAGAACAACTGCAGGCAGGTAAGGCCAAGTATTCTAACATTTTTAATTATCCTTCGTTAACATGGGCTGATATCGGTGCTATAGGCTGGTTGGTAGACGGTGCTGCCATAGTTAACCAGGTGTCGCTGCAACGCACATCGTACGGTCCATACAGCAGGGCTATGGTACGTATTTGCAAGGAGGAGAGTTTCCACCAGAGACAAGGATATGAGATAATGGCGACCATGATGAATGGTACTGCCGATCAAAAAGAAATGGCACAGGATGCCATGAACCGCTGGTGGTGGCCATCGCTTATGATGTTTGGCCCGCACGACTCTGATTCCCCTCATTCATCAGACGCTTTTAAGTGGAAGATAAAGAGACATAGTAATGATGAGCTAAGGCAGAAGTTTATTGACAAGACCGTGCAACAGGCAGAGGTGATTGGTTTGACGATACCGGACCCTGAGCTGAAGTTGAACGAGGAAACAGGCCATTACGATCATGGTGAAATAAACTGGGAAGAGTTTTACAGGGTGATAAAAGGTAATGGTCCCTGCAATAAGCAACGCATAGCCCATCATGTAAAAGCGCACAACAATGGAGCATGGGTGAGAGCAGCTGCTGAAATGTATAAAATGAAGCAGGCTGAGAAATACAATTAA
- the paaC gene encoding phenylacetate-CoA oxygenase subunit PaaC — MKDTKQLTYEYALHLGDNAWVLSHRLAEWCSNGPILEEDLAITNFALDLIGRAQGLYRYAAELEGKGRTEDDLAYRRNERQYYNNLLTEVPNGNFATTMARQLYMSTFEYYFYSALMNSKDETLAALAAKTLKEVKYHMAHASDWVVRLGDGTAESHYKMQEALNDLWMYTGELFEMNETDAALAEQGIGVDLAKLYPEWQQRITEVITNATLTLPYAEYMQTGGRKGVHTEHLGHMLCEMQYLQRAYPDAKW; from the coding sequence ATGAAAGACACTAAACAGTTAACATACGAATATGCATTGCACCTAGGTGATAATGCATGGGTATTATCGCACAGGCTGGCAGAGTGGTGCAGCAATGGCCCGATACTGGAAGAAGACCTGGCGATAACGAATTTTGCACTAGACCTGATAGGCCGCGCACAAGGATTATATCGCTATGCGGCAGAGCTGGAAGGTAAGGGCCGAACAGAAGATGACCTTGCTTACAGGAGGAATGAACGTCAGTACTACAACAACCTGCTGACAGAAGTACCCAACGGCAACTTTGCTACTACTATGGCCAGACAGTTGTACATGTCTACATTTGAGTATTACTTCTACTCCGCATTAATGAACAGTAAGGACGAAACATTAGCGGCACTGGCAGCTAAGACACTCAAAGAGGTAAAGTACCACATGGCGCATGCGTCTGACTGGGTGGTAAGATTGGGAGACGGCACCGCAGAAAGTCATTATAAGATGCAGGAGGCGCTGAACGATCTTTGGATGTACACAGGTGAGTTATTCGAAATGAATGAAACTGATGCCGCTTTAGCGGAGCAAGGTATTGGTGTAGACCTGGCGAAATTGTACCCTGAATGGCAGCAACGAATAACGGAGGTGATTACCAATGCAACACTCACACTACCATATGCCGAATACATGCAGACAGGTGGCAGAAAGGGAGTGCATACAGAACACCTGGGACATATGTTGTGCGAAATGCAATACCTGCAACGAGCTTATCCTGATGCAAAATGGTAG
- a CDS encoding ATP-binding protein translates to MSNVKKIVVIGPESTGKSTLSAALAVELGTLWVPEYAREYLERLDRPYEQNDLIEIAKGQVKLEDELAAKVSGTLICDTDLNVIKVWSEAKYNACDRYITEQIAERKYDLYLLTYIDTEWEDDPLREHPAPEERTYFYNIYRDIVQNSNQPWVDIRGTHEERLKSAMDAVRQIIL, encoded by the coding sequence ATGAGTAATGTGAAAAAAATAGTAGTGATCGGGCCTGAATCGACAGGTAAAAGTACTTTGTCGGCGGCATTGGCAGTGGAGCTGGGTACGTTGTGGGTACCTGAATATGCGCGCGAATACCTGGAGCGACTGGATAGGCCATATGAGCAGAATGATCTTATTGAGATAGCAAAAGGACAAGTAAAGCTGGAAGACGAACTGGCGGCAAAAGTATCAGGGACATTGATATGCGATACCGACCTGAACGTAATAAAAGTGTGGAGCGAGGCAAAGTATAACGCCTGCGACAGGTACATTACAGAGCAGATAGCAGAACGTAAATACGACCTGTACCTGCTCACCTACATAGATACCGAGTGGGAAGACGACCCCCTGAGAGAACACCCTGCACCGGAAGAGCGTACGTATTTTTACAATATCTATCGAGATATAGTGCAAAACAGCAACCAGCCCTGGGTAGATATAAGGGGGACGCATGAAGAAAGGCTTAAATCTGCTATGGATGCAGTAAGGCAAATTATCCTTTAG
- the paaJ gene encoding phenylacetate-CoA oxygenase subunit PaaJ: MVGEELTKHAVMELLSEIADPEIPVVSIAEIGMLRDVHITDEGCEVIITPTYTGCPAMGIIEADIKALLDSKGINSKVKLVYNPAWNTDWITDEAKEKMRRYGIAPPEHSSCGDIVLAEAHIACPQCGSKNTEVLSRYGATACKALYKCNACKEPFEYFKCH, encoded by the coding sequence ATGGTAGGTGAAGAACTGACAAAACACGCTGTAATGGAGCTGCTGTCCGAGATAGCAGACCCTGAAATACCTGTTGTAAGCATTGCTGAAATAGGTATGCTGCGCGACGTACATATAACTGACGAAGGTTGCGAGGTGATCATCACGCCCACATATACAGGTTGTCCTGCAATGGGTATAATAGAGGCGGATATAAAAGCTCTGCTGGATAGCAAAGGCATCAACTCAAAGGTAAAGCTGGTATACAACCCTGCGTGGAATACAGACTGGATAACAGATGAAGCAAAAGAAAAGATGCGCAGGTATGGAATAGCTCCGCCCGAGCATTCTTCATGCGGGGATATTGTTTTGGCGGAGGCTCATATTGCCTGCCCCCAATGTGGGTCTAAAAATACCGAGGTGTTAAGCAGGTACGGAGCCACTGCTTGCAAAGCATTGTACAAATGTAATGCTTGCAAAGAGCCATTTGAATATTTTAAATGTCATTGA
- the paaB gene encoding 1,2-phenylacetyl-CoA epoxidase subunit B yields the protein MATQDSQLDLWEVFIQGRNGSHHMHAGSVHASDKSMALQNARDIYTRRGEGSSIWVVPAGSIVASNPDDADMFFDPADDKVYRHPTFYVMPEGAKQI from the coding sequence ATGGCAACACAGGATTCTCAACTCGATCTATGGGAAGTATTCATACAAGGCCGTAACGGTAGCCATCACATGCATGCAGGCAGTGTTCATGCATCTGACAAGAGTATGGCTTTGCAAAATGCCCGCGATATATATACACGCAGGGGAGAAGGCTCCAGTATATGGGTAGTGCCTGCGGGTTCAATAGTAGCATCTAACCCCGATGATGCGGATATGTTCTTCGACCCGGCTGATGATAAAGTATATCGCCATCCCACATTTTATGTAATGCCTGAAGGCGCAAAACAGATATAG
- a CDS encoding nicotinamide mononucleotide transporter, with translation MSLQGLAYDFTVQLLNTTITEAIAVLFGVASVILANRNNMLLYPTGIISTGLYLYIMSSVGLYAETLLNGYYLVMSIYGWIRWVKNREDGKASAISYCTAKDWIMVGAIVILGFAILYTTLSKYTDSTVPFADALVSAFAWAGMWLLAKHKIENWILLNVSNFIAIPLLVYKGIPMTALLTVILFTVAMFGYFRWRKLYHLQFAQ, from the coding sequence ATGTCATTACAGGGACTCGCTTATGATTTTACAGTTCAGCTGCTTAATACCACTATAACGGAAGCAATAGCGGTTTTATTTGGTGTAGCCAGTGTTATTTTAGCCAACCGGAATAATATGTTATTATATCCTACGGGTATTATAAGTACTGGGTTGTACCTGTATATCATGTCGTCAGTGGGTTTGTATGCAGAAACACTGCTGAATGGTTATTACCTGGTAATGAGTATCTACGGTTGGATACGTTGGGTAAAGAACCGGGAAGACGGCAAAGCCTCAGCTATATCCTATTGCACTGCTAAAGACTGGATCATGGTCGGTGCTATTGTAATACTTGGTTTTGCGATATTGTACACTACGCTCAGTAAGTACACGGATTCTACAGTGCCTTTCGCTGACGCGCTGGTGTCCGCTTTTGCATGGGCGGGTATGTGGCTGTTGGCAAAACATAAAATAGAGAACTGGATACTCCTGAATGTTTCCAATTTTATCGCCATTCCCTTATTGGTATACAAAGGAATACCTATGACAGCCTTGCTGACGGTTATACTATTCACCGTGGCTATGTTTGGTTATTTCAGGTGGCGGAAACTATATCACCTGCAATTTGCACAATGA
- a CDS encoding PQQ-dependent sugar dehydrogenase yields the protein MKQYVYFLSICLLLTVTVSAQMTTRVVADHLFIPWEMVYAPDNHIWFTQKNGYICRLEPSGGAIDTLYHEVNTSVIKEGGLLGMVLHPDFPNTPYIYIAYNYDKSGSYTERIQRLTYSSGMLGNPFVLLDNINGAKYHNGCRLAIVDNHLFITTGDATTGSVAQDNTAINGKILRINLDGTIPADNPIPSSPIWSKGHRNAQGLIYANGFLYSSEHGPDTDDEFNIIQKGRNYGWPNVEGYCNLPAEITFCNDSNVVEPLHAWTPTIAVSSIAYYNHPMFPDLQGSILMNTLKDKQLYELELNNTHDKVSNIKIISQVTGHRLRAICVDPDGRIYVSTSDSKASGDSALTDQIIEIYDPSYSHVGQVLKEKGQTVAVYPNPARNEINIYANISKGNDEHEYMLTSTSGQVVSKGELQSGNNTINLGNLDSGVYWVEVIRQGTRVFGTKFSKL from the coding sequence ATGAAACAATATGTTTACTTCCTGTCCATATGTCTATTATTAACCGTAACTGTCTCCGCACAAATGACCACGCGTGTAGTAGCTGACCATCTTTTCATCCCGTGGGAGATGGTCTATGCTCCTGACAATCATATATGGTTCACACAAAAGAATGGATACATATGCCGGTTAGAGCCTTCAGGCGGAGCAATTGACACCCTGTACCATGAGGTGAATACCAGCGTTATCAAAGAAGGAGGACTTCTCGGAATGGTGTTGCACCCTGATTTCCCCAACACACCATACATATACATTGCTTACAACTATGACAAGTCAGGCAGTTATACCGAACGCATACAGCGCCTTACTTACAGTAGTGGCATGCTGGGGAACCCATTTGTACTGCTGGATAATATAAACGGTGCAAAATATCATAATGGCTGCCGCCTGGCGATTGTAGACAACCACCTGTTCATCACTACCGGTGATGCTACTACAGGAAGTGTAGCACAAGATAATACTGCAATAAACGGAAAGATACTGCGTATCAACCTGGATGGGACGATACCGGCAGACAACCCCATACCCAGCAGCCCGATATGGAGCAAAGGACATAGAAATGCTCAGGGGCTTATTTATGCAAATGGGTTCCTGTACAGTTCGGAACATGGGCCGGATACTGATGATGAGTTCAACATCATACAAAAAGGCAGGAACTATGGCTGGCCCAATGTGGAGGGCTATTGTAACCTACCGGCAGAAATAACATTCTGCAACGACTCAAACGTGGTAGAACCATTACATGCATGGACACCCACCATTGCTGTAAGCAGTATCGCTTATTACAACCACCCTATGTTTCCCGACCTGCAAGGCTCCATACTCATGAACACCCTTAAAGACAAACAATTGTACGAACTGGAACTGAACAACACACATGACAAAGTGAGTAATATCAAGATCATATCGCAAGTTACAGGGCATCGCCTCAGAGCTATATGTGTTGACCCTGACGGCAGGATATATGTTTCTACCAGTGACTCTAAAGCAAGCGGAGATAGTGCACTGACTGACCAGATCATTGAGATATATGACCCCAGCTACAGCCATGTAGGACAAGTGCTTAAAGAAAAAGGGCAAACAGTTGCGGTTTACCCCAACCCTGCCAGGAACGAAATAAATATTTATGCTAATATATCGAAAGGTAATGATGAACATGAATACATGCTGACCAGTACTTCAGGGCAAGTTGTTTCAAAAGGGGAACTACAGTCAGGTAATAATACAATTAACCTTGGCAACCTTGATAGTGGCGTGTACTGGGTAGAAGTTATCCGGCAGGGAACCCGTGTATTTGGCACAAAGTTCAGTAAGCTGTAA
- a CDS encoding paraslipin, with protein MNGGTVIFIGLVILAILIFLTTIKIVPQRSAYIIERFGKYRATLLAGFHIIIPFVDRVSYKHTLKEQVIDVAAQTCITKDNISVEVDGVLYLQVMDAQKASYGIDNYRFASIQLAQTTMRSIIGKMELDKTFEERDSMNGTIVDAVDNASDPWGVKVTRYEVKNITPPQSIKDAMEKQMRAEREKRANIANSEGDMQARINRAEGEKRELIARSEGEKMKRINEADGKASEIEAVAMATAKGIREIATAINAPGGSDAVNLRIAEQYIGEFGKLAKENNTMIIPSNMADLSSLIATATQVIKKTNNNTAG; from the coding sequence ATGAACGGAGGCACAGTTATTTTTATCGGCCTGGTTATCCTGGCCATTCTTATTTTTCTTACCACTATAAAGATCGTCCCGCAACGTTCAGCATATATCATTGAACGTTTTGGAAAGTACAGGGCTACATTGCTTGCGGGGTTTCACATTATCATTCCATTTGTAGACAGGGTATCGTATAAGCATACCTTGAAGGAGCAGGTGATAGATGTGGCTGCGCAAACCTGTATCACCAAGGATAATATCTCCGTTGAGGTAGACGGTGTATTGTATCTGCAGGTGATGGATGCGCAAAAGGCCAGTTATGGTATCGATAACTATCGTTTCGCATCAATACAACTGGCACAAACGACCATGCGTAGCATCATAGGTAAAATGGAGCTGGACAAAACTTTCGAGGAACGTGATAGTATGAACGGCACGATAGTAGATGCGGTGGATAATGCCAGTGACCCATGGGGCGTGAAAGTTACCCGTTACGAAGTAAAGAATATTACTCCTCCGCAAAGCATTAAGGACGCCATGGAAAAACAGATGCGTGCAGAAAGGGAAAAGCGTGCCAATATCGCTAATTCGGAAGGTGATATGCAGGCGCGCATCAACAGGGCAGAGGGTGAGAAACGTGAATTGATAGCACGCTCAGAGGGTGAGAAAATGAAACGTATCAATGAGGCAGATGGTAAGGCTTCAGAGATTGAAGCAGTAGCAATGGCAACGGCAAAAGGTATCCGTGAAATAGCAACGGCTATTAATGCTCCGGGTGGTAGTGACGCAGTAAACCTGCGTATAGCGGAGCAATATATCGGTGAGTTTGGTAAGCTGGCCAAGGAGAACAATACTATGATCATACCTTCGAATATGGCAGATCTATCCAGTCTCATTGCTACAGCTACACAGGTAATTAAGAAGACCAATAATAACACTGCGGGTTAA